ACGAAGGCGCTCGGGTGGACGACCGGACGCAGGCCGTCGATTTCGTAGCAGGGCATCGTTTGAATCTCCCGGATTCGAAAAGGGGACAAGACGCCGGAAGACGACGCCCGGAGCGCGGCGTGCTTCCGACGCCGGGTGCGCGGTTTTTGCACGGCGCTGACCGGGCTCGTGCAGCGTCGGGACGCGCACACACCCGGGGCGATGCAAACGGGGCGCCGCAGCGCCCCGTTTTGCCCGGCGGGCGTTACGTCATTCGACGTGATAGCGCCGCTGCACGACGCGGAAGCGGTTCGCGACGAAGGCGCTGTCGGCGTAGCTCGCATTGGCCGCCGGGTTCATGCCGACTCCATGATAGTCGGAGAACGCCGCCGACTGATTGACGAACACCCCGCCGGTCAGGTTGATCGATAGCGCCGCCCCGGCATGCATCGTCGCCGCGGTCATCGCGTCGAGCACCTGCGGCTTCGTCGAGTACACGCCGACCGTCAGCGCGCCGTGCTCGCGTACGATGCGCTCGGACAGCGCCACCGCGGCGTCGGCATCGGCCACGCGGACGACGAACGAGATTGGGCCGAAACGCTCGACCAGGTAGCTTTTCTCGTCGCTCGCGTCGCAGCTCAGCAGCACCGGCGTGCGTACTTCGGCGTTCGGGAACTCGGGGTGTTCGAGCTTGCGCGACGCGAGCACGACCTGGCCGTATTCGCCGGCTTCGTCGATGCGGCGCAGCGTGTCCGCGGACTGGATCGCCCCGAGCACTGCGGTCGCGACCGCCGGGTCCGCGAGCGTCTTGTCGATCGCGGCGGCGAGGTCGGCAGCGAACTCGTCGAAGCTCTTGTGCCCCTGATCGGTATCGATCCCGTCCGCCGGCACGAGGATCGCCTGCGTCGTCGTGCACATCTGCCCCGAATACAGGCACAGCGTGAACGCGAGGTTGCGCAGCATCGCCTTGTACGCATCGGTCGACTCGACGACGACGTTATTGACGCCGGCCAGTTCCGCATACACCTGCGCCTGCCGCGCGTTGTCGATGAGCCACTCGCCGAACAGGTTGCCGCCGGTGAAGTCGATCGATTTGACCGCCGGGTGGGTCGCGAGCGCCTGCGTGTCTTCACGTTTCGTGACGACCGCGAGGCTGACGACGTTCGGGTCGAGGCCCTGCTCGGCGAGCACTTCGCGAGCGATGCGCACGGTGATCGCCGCGGGCAGGATCGCGTGCTCGTGCGGCTTGACGATAACCGGATTGCCGGTCGCGAGCGCGGCGAAGAAGCCCGGATACGTGTTCCACGTCGGGAACGTGCCGCAGCCGATCACCAGCGCGACGCCGCGGCCGACGATCTCGAAGTGTTTCTTCATCCGCAGCGGCGGATTCTTGCCCTGCGGCTTCTCCCACACCGCTTCAGCCGGAATGCGGCTCATCTCGTCCCACGCATAGGCGACCGCTTCGAGGCCGCGGTCCTGCGCGTGCGGACCGCCGGCCTGGAAAGCCATCATCCAGCCCTGGCCACTGGTCAGCATCACCGCGTGCGCGATCTCGAAGCTGCGCTTGTTGAGGCGCTCGAGGATCTCGAGGCAGACGCCGACGCGCCCTTCCGCGCCGAGGCGCTGCCAGCCGTCCTGCGCCGCCTGCGCCGCCTCGACGAGCGCTGCCGGCGAGCACACCGGATAGCGCACGCCGAGGTCGAGGCCGTAAGGCGAGCGTTCCGGCGCGAGCCGGCCGGTTTCGCCCGCCTGCTCGAGCGGGAAATCCTGGCCGAAGCAGGCTTCGACTGCGCGCTGGCCGTCTTCATTGGCCGTTTCGCCATAAACCTTCGGACTTGGCATTTCGGGATACGGCGTCCAGAAGCCGCGCGTACGGGTTGCCTGGACGGCGGCGTCGAGCGTCGCGCGGTGCTTTTCGAACAGCGGATGGGTCATGGAACTCTCCTCTCGTCGGGTGGGATGCCGCCGCGCAGGGCTCTGCGTTCTGGAGTGCGCCGATGTTGCAGCGCGGCAAACTTGTCAAGCAAAAAACAGTTGTCTTTTGATCTGGGTCAAGATTACTATTGATTGACCGGTCGGTCAAACAACGCCAGCCCCCCAATTCGACGCTGGCACAACGCGACCAGGACGCCGACAGGGTGCCACGCCGCACCCGGGCAAACAATCAGGAGACCTGAATGAGCAACGAGTTTGACATGCAGGGAGAAACGATCCGCATGGAAGTCGTCGGCGGCGTCGCGACGCTGACGTTGAACCGGCCTGACCGGCTCAACAGCTTCACGAACCGCATGCACGAGGAAGTGCGCGAAGCGCTTGCCGCGGTGAAGGCCGGGCGCGACCGAGGCATCGTCCGCGTCCTAGTCATCACCGGCGCCGGGCGCGGCTTCTGCGCCGGGC
The window above is part of the Azoarcus sp. PA01 genome. Proteins encoded here:
- the paaN gene encoding phenylacetic acid degradation protein PaaN, whose amino-acid sequence is MTHPLFEKHRATLDAAVQATRTRGFWTPYPEMPSPKVYGETANEDGQRAVEACFGQDFPLEQAGETGRLAPERSPYGLDLGVRYPVCSPAALVEAAQAAQDGWQRLGAEGRVGVCLEILERLNKRSFEIAHAVMLTSGQGWMMAFQAGGPHAQDRGLEAVAYAWDEMSRIPAEAVWEKPQGKNPPLRMKKHFEIVGRGVALVIGCGTFPTWNTYPGFFAALATGNPVIVKPHEHAILPAAITVRIAREVLAEQGLDPNVVSLAVVTKREDTQALATHPAVKSIDFTGGNLFGEWLIDNARQAQVYAELAGVNNVVVESTDAYKAMLRNLAFTLCLYSGQMCTTTQAILVPADGIDTDQGHKSFDEFAADLAAAIDKTLADPAVATAVLGAIQSADTLRRIDEAGEYGQVVLASRKLEHPEFPNAEVRTPVLLSCDASDEKSYLVERFGPISFVVRVADADAAVALSERIVREHGALTVGVYSTKPQVLDAMTAATMHAGAALSINLTGGVFVNQSAAFSDYHGVGMNPAANASYADSAFVANRFRVVQRRYHVE